A window from Gossypium raimondii isolate GPD5lz chromosome 7, ASM2569854v1, whole genome shotgun sequence encodes these proteins:
- the LOC105781587 gene encoding trihelix transcription factor ENAP2 yields the protein MDGVEPYSFNRHPQYPRSTRTRHVYSYGPDEELDDEEEMELDNEDVDDDNDDDPDVYYHRVKESERFERYPKRQKVRTSVPSFQYAPDHRDSLKNAYDWTQQEIYVLLEVWGNRFLQLGRRSLRGEDWVDIAEKVSDALKSMKNEAQCRRMIDGLKRKFKKEKSKAERMGLNSSKWVFFRKMEMLMGLGSSSFRQQESWLACGVDSGEFVFMNPQVYLDRSNGFDEMRDSPAESEIDDDDDDGEEADGGSMKVDVNDERSLRMLADSVQRFGKIYEKIESSKREHMKELEKMRMDFQKELEVQKQQILERAQAEIAKMKEEDDDDDDDDDETDDDDDGNDNGDSTENISE from the coding sequence ATGGATGGCGTTGAACCCTACTCTTTTAATCGCCATCCGCAATACCCTCGTTCAACCAGAACTCGCCATGTATACAGTTACGGACCAGACGAAGAGCTCGACGATGAAGAAGAAATGGAACTAGATAACGAAGATGTAGATGACGATAACGACGACGACCCAGATGTTTATTACCACCGCGTCAAAGAAAGCGAGCGTTTTGAAAGGTACCCAAAGCGTCAAAAGGTGAGAACATCAGTCCCTAGCTTCCAATACGCACCTGACCATAGAGATAGCTTAAAAAATGCCTATGATTGGACCCAACAGGAGATTTATGTTCTGTTAGAGGTTTGGGGGAATAGGTTTTTGCAATTAGGGAGGAGGAGTTTGAGGGGTGAGGATTGGGTTGATATAGCTGAGAAAGTTAGTGATGCTTTGAAAAGTATGAAAAATGAAGCTCAGTGTAGGCGTATGATTGATGGGTTGAAGAGGAAGTTTAAGAAAGAGAAGTCGAAAGCTGAGAGAATGGGGTTGAATTCGAGTAAATGGGTGTTCTTTAGGAAAATGGAGATGTTAATGGGGTTGGGTTCTTCTTCGTTTAGGCAACAAGAATCATGGTTGGCTTGTGGAGTCGATTCCGGGGAGTTTGTGTTTATGAATCCGCAAGTTTATTTGGATAGGTCTAATGGTTTCGATGAGATGAGGGATAGTCCCGCAGAGTCAGAgatagatgatgatgatgatgatggagaAGAAGCCGATGGTGGGTCAATGAAAGTGGATGTGAACGATGAGCGTTCGTTGAGGATGTTGGCTGATTCAGTGCAGAGGTTCGGTAAGATATACGAGAAGATCGAGAGTAGTAAAAGGGAGCATATGAAGGAGTTGGAGAAGATGAGGATGGATTTTCAGAAGGAGTTGGAAGTACAAAAGCAGCAGATTTTGGAGAGAGCACAAGCAGAGATTGCTAAAATGAAGGAAGAGGATGATGACGACGATGACGATGATGACGAgactgatgatgatgatgacggCAACGACAATGGCGATTCGACAGAAAATATCAGCGAATAG